Proteins from one Cryptomeria japonica chromosome 4, Sugi_1.0, whole genome shotgun sequence genomic window:
- the LOC131050579 gene encoding uncharacterized protein LOC131050579, whose product MARKKVGVGSGKVTAIQVAFIVERFLAENGYNNTLAHFRSEAASLLGTGHPRQAPKSMLSLVDILDDYIHLKEQKIALGQEKARIDQLLFGMQDIMHAYHSGAMLPPSSGAAPAPPLPGPYAITSVSASPSSSAAINGPSAAPALPATNNKRKNSNPLPDASLAAKKSCVAAHLVNSPSCEKSSQGLQMGVNRIYQASQAGQASSHTLNNSQVCFGNGQTSRVPSYSAPKPMVHNDATSVAKRRYNQPSTVPAQGKQQALHTTSEMASDSTCPQTPPQALCIQPDSSASPVEGSCVINGNKSLVGSACNPESLVGDRNVVCDGEETDQEIQIIETRSSGILNSSSPNALSNYENSGKGSPRKLNPRKPGKRGQIKSRLDFDSSAATSTLNVVRPGSDEATSTDYISTCHASVTCSEMDGEQFDFADIPIIDPELDKFMSDFLMDFGLDSEELGSVSTFLDEPDDMSKLLVENQSCGNGFQTSVVSDSHLCKGVGVLTKKDMNIQAAVNVKNVTDTSTNKSISNCKGGSFRGVADQENIPIL is encoded by the exons ATGGCACGGAAGAAGGTGGGAGTGGGGAGTGGGAAGGTAACAGCAATTCAAGTGGCATTCATAGTTGAGAGATTTCTTGCAGAAAATGGGTATAACAACACACTTGCGCACTTCAGATCCGAAGCTGCGTCATTGCTTGGAACAGGACACCCTCGCCAG gcTCCCAAGAGTATGCTTAGTTTGGTGGATATTCTTGATGACTACATTCATTTGAAAGAGCAGAAAATAGCCCTGGGCCAGGAGAAGGCTAGAATAGATCAGCTCCTGTTTGGCATGCAAGATATTATGCATGCTTATCACTCTGGAGCTATGCTGCCTCCCAGTTCCGGTGCCGCCCCAGCACCCCCTCTTCCAG GCCCTTATGCAATCACATCTGTCTCTGCCAGTCCATCTTCTTCTGCTGCAATCAATGGACCATCTGCAGCTCCTGCATTGCCGGCGACAAACAATAAGAGGAAGAATTCAAATCCACTTCCTGATGCATCACTGGCTGCAAAGAAATCTTGCGTTGCAGCGCATCTTGTAAACTCACCTTCTTGTGAAA AAAGTTCTCAAGGACTTCAGATGGGAGTAAACAGAATTTACCAAGCATCTCAAGCAGGGCAGGCTTCTTCTCATACCCTTAACAATTCACAAGTTTGCTTTGGAAATGGACAGACTTCTCGGGTACCATCATATTCTGCACCAAAGCCTATGGTCCACAACGATGCAACATCTGTGGCCAAGAGAAGGTATAATCAACCATCTACTGTACCTGCACAAGGAAAGCAACAGGCCCTTCACACAACTTCTGAGATGGCTAGTGACTCAACTTGCCCTCAGACCCCACCACAAGCATTATGCATTCAACCTGATAGTTCTGCATCTCCAGTAGAAGGTTCATGTGTCATCAATGGCAACAAATCTTTGGTTGGTTCTGCTTGCAACCCTGAATCATTGGTCGGGGACCGGAATGTTGTCTGTGATGGGGAAGAAACAGATCAAGAGATTCAAATTATTGAGACTAGATCCTCTGGAATCTTGAATTCTTCAAGCCCAAATGCCCTTTCTAATTATGAAAACTCTGGTAAAGGTTCACCGAGAAAGTTAAACCCAAGGAAGCCAGGGAAAAGGGGGCAAATCAAAAGTCGGTTGGATTTTGATAGTTCAGCTGCAACTTCAACATTAAATGTGGTCAGACCAGGTTCAGACGAGGCAACATCAACTGACTATATATCCACATGTCATGCCTCTGTCACTTGCAGTGAAATGGATGGAGAGCAGTTCGATTttgctgacattcctattattGATCCTGAACTTGATAAATTCATGTCAGATTTCCTTATGGATTTTGGATTGGATTCAGAAGAATTAGGATCTGTCTCTACGTTTTTGGATGAACCTGATGACATGAG TAAATTACTAGTAGAAAATCAAAGTTGTGGAAATGGATTCCAAACTTCAGTGGTCTCTGATAGTCATCTCTGCAAAGGTGTTGGAGTTCTCACAAAGAAAGACATGAACATTCAAG CTGCTGTAAATGTCAAGAATGTTACAGACACCAGCACCAACAAAAGCATTTCTAATTGCAAAG gtggTAGTTTTAGAGGTGTTGCTGATCAAGAGAATATACCGATACTATGA